In one window of Mytilus trossulus isolate FHL-02 chromosome 7, PNRI_Mtr1.1.1.hap1, whole genome shotgun sequence DNA:
- the LOC134726085 gene encoding E3 ubiquitin-protein ligase TRIM71-like, translated as MASNTSVPCGPCERGNANTKADIWCFSCHEGLCSTCAGQHKRFKPTGDHKTIDIESYKSPIDTIKTECDKHNQQFKWYCPSHLIPCCDACISNHHSKCTEIKPLASVVEKANIEQSKASIENDITSILLFLNKMGIEKSKNRMKAEQQHKNIKESIGKIRQEINKHLEHLEIELYKEADTKWSKEKLNLTELITEIEEKKKNLKDIQHDLQTVTEKSSKLQSFLGIHQIERIVHRHRYVVDIEHNEMAREVEIKLKQNDKIEKILRELRSIKSFGEVNIVETKLALKRETSVNMEPQVALQEQSNIKTMQMNIETKMKINLGKYINDMICLMDGRFIVVEQSGKVNLFSTDGKLQKLLPIASGPWSVTQINQDAIAMSYPQEKDIKVFNMKNETVSKVITLDKPVACYGLSCFNDALAVGLRNREIRIIDMDGNTLKSIQVQSKSHLYNLVYFNDRVIFSDYTGKAVYCYEDSGKIVWEYKQDLDGPQGLCIDTFGNILVADYCSDRIIAISIDGKISKVVLGKEDGLEDMHFICYKKDESYGFICDNMCVLLAKFNLSYG; from the coding sequence ATGGCATCAAATACATCTGTACCATGTGGACCTTGTGAAAGAGGAAATGCAAATACTAAAGCTGACATCTGGTGTTTCAGCTGTCATGAAGGATTATGCTCAACATGTGCAGGTCAACACAAAAGATTTAAACCAACTGGTGATCACAAGACGATCGATATTGAAAGCTATAAATCTCCCATTGACACCATCAAAACAGAATGTGACAAACATAATCAACAATTTAAGTGGTACTGTCCAAGTCATTTAATACCTTGCTGTGATGCGTGTATTTCAAATCATCATTCAAAATGCACTGAAATAAAACCGTTAGCGAGTGTAGTGGAGAAAGCCAATATAGAACAATCGAAAGCATCTATAGAAAACGATATCACCTCCATCTTACTTTTCTTGAATAAAATGggaattgaaaaatcaaaaaacagAATGAAAGCAGaacaacaacataaaaacataaaggAATCCATTGGTAAAATTCGGCAAGAAATTAATAAGCATTTAGAGCATCTAGAGATAGAGCTATACAAAGAAGCAGATACCAAATGGAGTaaggaaaaattaaatttaacagAATTAATTActgaaattgaagaaaaaaagaaaaacttaaagGACATACAACATGATTTGCAGACAGTCACAGAAAAAAGTTCCAAACTCCAGTCATTTCTAGGGATACACCAGATTGAGCGAATAGTACATCGACATCGATATGTTGTAGATATTGAACACAATGAGATGGCAAGGGAAGTTGAAAtcaaattaaagcaaaatgaTAAGATAGAAAAAATACTCAGGGAATTAAGATCAATAAAGTCCTTTGGAGAGGTAAATATTGTTGAAACTAAACTAGCATTGAAGAGAGAAACGAGTGTGAATATGGAACCACAAGTTGCATTACAAGAACAATCCAATATAAAGACCATGcaaatgaatattgaaacaaaGATGAAGATCAACCTTGGGAAGTATATTAATGACATGATTTGTCTGATGGATGGGAGATTTATAGTAGTTGAACAGAGTGGTAAAGTTAACCTATTTTCTACTGATGGCAAACTTCAGAAACTATTACCAATAGCAAGTGGACCCTGGAGTGTTACACAGATCAATCAGGACGCTATTGCTATGAGTTATCCTCAAGAGAAAGATATTAAGGTATTCAATATGAAGAATGAAACCGTTTCCAAAGTTATCACATTAGATAAACCGGTAGCATGCTATGGTTTATCATGCTTCAACGATGCCCTTGCAGTGGGTTTAAGAAATCGTGAAATCCGTATTATAGACATGGACGGAAACACACTAAAGTCAATACAAGTTCAGAGTAAATCACACCTGTataatcttgtttattttaatgacagagTAATCTTCAGTGACTATACTGGTAAAGCAGTATACTGTTATGAAGATTCAGGTAAAATTGTCTGGGAGTATAAACAGGATTTAGACGGACCACAAGGTCTTTGTATTGATACTTTCGGTAATATTCTTGTAGCAGATTATTGCTCTGATAGAATAATAGCAATATCAATAGATGGAAAGATTAGTAAAGTAGTGCTGGGAAAAGAGGATGGATTGGAGGAcatgcattttatttgttataaaaaggaTGAATCTTATGGTTTTATTTGTGACAACATGTGTGTTCTCTTAGCAAAGTTTAATCTATCTTACGGATAA
- the LOC134724471 gene encoding zinc finger protein 208-like has translation MSKMSSHVVCASSPKSWMGIAMKYPLPNQQKLTTPKKSKIKKIKATNCKSLKTLKNIHSNLSLKPTGRTLVVKQYKCKVKRCKHRFSKKSDLEIHLNTHYKIKTFTCNSCNREFLNRKIFQIHELKCKIWKKRNKKFVEHLCKECGECFCQSGTYEIHQRSHFNAKPYTCVICGRKFILKLAMFRHITRHISRFECQTCKSVFDTPLKLEKHTLTHMDDLAVYKCLYCNRIMIDQEKFEKHLKFHVRHNNTKHKKGEFQKNLRKLRKKAKDSIRKVVKKEKFDDFTESFHIHTDNSIGYVDTASNESNDGCITTKKIQTSILAENSKIVDLKEDEPSIAKLDCVLCQLSFQTISSFMQHVSSHVNYQNEYQIREPNIDVLNTNKTIFVCRCCDRKFANRKFAKDHISNLLQKPDEVHEQLKNEKTLEFSENKYIFSVSIGNLKSIAEDSAVNKAIIYHCVKCSTNFESKSSLFSHVKNCKKVEHKYWCPNCNMNFETNCLLKEHIQMGHKRIQTDPMLDLVIVTTEKAIENVDQKISFECKKCGIVCNSVQDYATHRERTHNNVGPEMAEESEFVCAHCNISFDSQALLFTHLQCHAENPRMPSKTTNYSDKMFYDKSARVWVCTVCNKSYSTKCNLTRHITLHDEEEKGRHVCPFCNRVFQFKRYLQHHVMYMHKVKKGDKKYIKCDECDGKFSSSTSLTRHKLIHTGEADSKKIYKCEYCNKKLRCDKQLELHMRTHTGEKPFGCDKCSYRAAAYCNLLTHIKRVHENPKPNRRGPKSNKPKPFVVQTPDNLLQVFQEGKTA, from the coding sequence ATGTCTAAAATGTCGTCACATGTTGTTTGTGCCTCATCACCGAAAAGTTGGATGGGAATAGCCATGAAATATCCTCTTCCCAATCAACAAAAATTAACCACACctaaaaagtcaaaaataaaaaagataaaagcaaCAAATTGCAAATcactaaaaactttaaaaaacatTCATTCTAATCTAAGTCTGAAACCTACAGGACGAACACTTGTTGTAAAACAATACAAGTGTAAGGTTAAACGATGTAAACACCGATTTTCTAAGAAGTCCGATTTAGAAATACACCTGAACActcattacaaaataaaaacatttacctGCAACTCTTGCAACAGGGAATTCTTAAATAGGAAAATATTCCAAATACATGAActcaaatgtaaaatatggaAGAAGAGAAATAAgaaattcgttgaacatttatgCAAAGAATGTGGTGAATGTTTTTGCCAGAGTGGAACATATGAAATTCACCAGAGATCTCATTTCAATGCCAAGCCATACACGTGTGTAATATGTGGAAGaaagtttattttgaaattagcAATGTTTAGACACATTACCCGGCATATTTCCCGTTTTGAATGTCAGACGTGCAAAAGTGTTTTTGATACTCCGTTAAAACTTGAGAAACACACTTTAACTCACATGGATGATTTAGCAGTTTATAAATGTCTGTATTGTAACAGGATTATGATAGACcaagaaaaatttgaaaaacatttgaaatttcatgtCCGACATAATAATACAAAGCATAAAAAAGGGGAATTTCAGAAAAATTTAcggaaattaagaaaaaaagctAAGGACAGCATTAGGAAAGTTGTGAAAAAAGAGAAATTTGATGACTTTACTGAGAGTTTTCACATACATACTGATAATTCCATAGGATATGTTGACACTGCCTCGAATGAGTCAAATGATGGTTGCATTACAACAAAAAAGATACAAACATCAATTTTAgctgaaaattcaaaaatagtaGATCTAAAGGAAGATGAACCAAGCATTGCAAAATTAGATTGTGTTCTTTGCCAATTGTCATTTCAAACTATTTCGTCCTTTATGCAGCATGTTAGTTCACatgtaaattatcaaaatgaatATCAGATTCGAGAGCCAAACATAGATGTATTAAATACCAACAAAACCATTTTTGTCTGCCGATGTTGCGACAGGAAATTTGCAAATCGTAAATTTGCAAAAGATCATATATCCAACTTATTGCAAAAACCAGATGAAGTTCACGAACAGTTGAAAAATGAGAAGACCCTTGAATTTTCTGagaacaaatatattttctccGTTTCGATTGGAAATCTTAAAAGTATAGCTGAAGATTCAGCAGTAAACAAAGCCATTATTTACCATTGTGTAAAGTGTAGTACAAACTTTGAAAGCAAGTCAAGTCTGTTCAGTCAtgtgaaaaattgtaaaaaagtaGAACACAAATATTGGTGCCCAAACTGCAATATGAATTTTGAAACTAATTGTCTTTTGAAAGAACATATACAAATGGGCCACAAAAGAATACAGACGGATCCCATGCTAGATTTGGTTATTGTTACAACAGAGAAAGCAATTGAAAACGTTGATCagaaaatttcatttgaatgtaaaaaatgtGGTATAGTTTGTAATTCCGTGCAAGATTATGCTACACATCGTGAGAGGACACATAATAATGTTGGACCAGAAATGGCTGAAGAGTCAGAATTTGTCTGTGCACATTGTAATATATCTTTTGATTCTCAAGCATTATTGTTTACACATTTGCAATGTCATGCAGAAAATCCCAGAATGCCGAGTAAAACTACAAATTACAGCGACAAAATGTTTTACGATAAGTCAGCCAGGGTATGGGTATGTACAGTGTGTAACAAGTCATACTCGACAAAATGTAACTTGACCAGACATATTACCCTTCATGATGAAGAGGAGAAGGGCCGTCATGTGTGTCCATTCTGTAATCGTGTTTTTCAATTCAAGAGGTATTTACAACATCACGTCATGTACATGCATAAGGTTAAAAAGGGAGATAAAAAGTACATTAAGTGTGACGAATGTGATGGAAAGTTTTCAAGCTCTACCAGTCTTACACGTCATAAACTTATACACACCGGAGAGGCAGATTCAAAAAAGATTTACAAGTGCGAATATTGTAATAAGAAGCTACGTTGTGATAAGCAACTGGAACTACATATGAGGACCCATACAGGTGAAAAACCGTTCGGGTGTGACAAGTGTTCATATAGAGCTGCAGCATATTGCAATCTACTGACGCATATCAAAAGAGTTCACGAAAATCCAAAACCAAACAGACGTGGTCCAAAAAGTAATAAACCAAAACCCTTTGTGGTTCAAACACCTGATAATTTGCTTCAAGTGTTTCAAGAAGGAAAAACAGCATGA